A genomic region of Gossypium hirsutum isolate 1008001.06 chromosome D01, Gossypium_hirsutum_v2.1, whole genome shotgun sequence contains the following coding sequences:
- the LOC107944455 gene encoding alpha-1,3/1,6-mannosyltransferase ALG2 — translation MERKKPTDSNSNSKLNIAIIHPDLGIGGAERLIVDAAVELASHGHNVHIFTAHHDKNRCFEETRAGIFPVTVYGDFLPRHIFYRLHAVCAYLRCIFVALCVLFMWPSFDVILADQVSVVVPLLKLKRSTKVVFYCHFPDLLLAQHTTLLRRIYRKPIDIIEELTTGMADMILVNSRFTASTFAKTFKHLHARGIRPAVLHPAVNVNQFDKPCSFKLNFLSINRFERKKNIELAVSAFAMLRTLDGNVDRGSNFADADLTIAGGFDKRLRENVEYLDELKSLAERNGVAGQVNFVTSCSTAERNSLLSECLCVLYTPTDEHFGIVPLEAMAAHKPVIACNSGGPVETIKNGETGFLCDPSPKDFALAMAKFIQDPEMAKRMGEQARQHVNESFSTTTFGQRLNQFLLDVARTKWD, via the exons ATGGAGAGGAAGAAACCCACCGATTCCAACTCCAACTCTAAGTTGAACATAGCCATCATACACCCAGATCTTGGCATAG GTGGAGCTGAGAGATTGATTGTTGATGCGGCTGTTGAATTGGCATCCCATGGGCACAATGTTCATATTTTCACAGCTCATCATGATAAAAATCGATGCTTTGAGGAAACCCGTGCCG GTATCTTTCCGGTTACTGTGTACGGAGACTTCCTGCCTCGACATATTTTCTATCGCCTTCATGCTGTATGTGCATATCTTCGCTGCATTTTTGTTGCACTTTGTGTGCTGTTCATGTGGCCTTCGTTCGACGTCATACTAGCAGACCAGGTCTCTGTTGTCGTCCCATTGTTGAAGCTTAAACGATCAACCAAG GTTGTATTCTATTGTCATTTTCCGGATCTTTTACTTGCTCAACATACAACTTTGTTGCGGAGGATATATCGAAAACCTATTGATATTATAGAAGAACTGACAACAG GAATGGCAGATATGATACTTGTTAATAGCCGATTTACTGCATCTACCTTTGCAAAAACATTTAAGCATCTCCATGCACGAGGAATTAGGCCAGCCGTTCTTCACCCTGCAGTTAATGTGAACCAGTTCGACAAGCCCTGTTCTTTTAA GTTGAATTTTCTCTCCATCAATCGGTTTGAAAGGAAAAAGAACATAGAATTAGCGGTTTCTGCTTTTGCAATGCTTCGCACCCTTGATGGAAATGTTGATCGAGGTTCGAACTTTGCTGATGCAGACTTGACAATTGCCG GTGGATTTGATAAACGTCTACGGGAAAATGTTGAGTACTTGGATGAGCTCAAAAGCTTAGCGGAGAGGAATGGAGTGGCGGGTCAGGTTAATTTTGTTACATCGTGCTCAACAGCTGAAAGGAATTCTCTGCTCTCTGAATGCCTATGTGTCCTTTATACGCCAACA GATGAACACTTCGGCATCGTTCCGTTAGAGGCGATGGCAGCACACAAACCTGTCATAGCGTGCAACAGCGGTGGTCCAGTGGAAACAATTAAGAATGGGGAAACCGGATTTCTTTGTGATCCATCTCCGAAGGACTTTGCTTTGGCTATGGCTAAATTCATTCAAGACCCAGAGATGGCAAAGAGAATGGGAGAACAGGCTAGGCAGCATGTGAACGAATCATTCTCAACAACGACATTCGGCCAGCGTTTGAATCAGTTTCTTCTCGATGTTGCTAGAACTAAGTGGGACTAG